CACAAAGCCGTTCTCCGCCAGTGGCGTGTCGCGAATGCGGTCGGGGCCGAATTCCTCCAGCAGGCCCTTGGTCACCGCATAACACCCGCCGTACTTGCCCACGTCCTCGCCCATCACGAAACAGCGGGGGTCCGACAACAGTGCCTCGCGGATCGCCTGCCGACAGGCTTCGCGGTAGGTCATCTTCATGGGGGTCGTGTTCATCGCACCTCCTGCCGAGTCGCCACCCAAGGGATGCAAGCGCGGTGGGTCATGCCGCCTGCTCCTGCACGACGCTGTCCATCAGGACGAAGCGTTCCAGTTCGGCCACCGGCTCCAGCGTGCCCGCCTCGGCAAAAGCCACGGCGTCGCCGATCTCGGCGGCGATGCCTGCGTCGATCGCGGCCGCCTCGTCGGGGCTCAGCAAGTGGTTGTCCTCCATCCAGCGGCGCAGGCGCTCGATCGGGTCGCGGCGTTTCCAGCTTTCGATCTCCTCGCGCGTGCGGTAGGCCTGGGTATCGAACATCGAGTGCGCGCGAAAACGGTAGGTGCGGCATTCCAGGAAGAAGGGCCCCTGGCCGGCACGGACGTGATCCACCGCCCGGCGGGCTGCCGCGGCCATCTGCACCGGCTCCATGGCGTCGACCTGCGCACTGGCCATGCGGTAGGCCTCGGCCTTGCGGAACACATCGGTCTGCGACTCCGCGTCCTTCAGGGGCACGCCCATGGCGTACAAGTTGTTTTCGCAGACGAACAGCACCGGCAGTTGCCAGAGGGCGGCCAGGTTCATGCTTTCGTGAAACGCTCCCTCGGCCACCGCCCCTTCGCCGAAGAAGCAGGCGGTGAGCGCGCCCGGGCGCAGCTGCTTGTCGGCCATGGCGATGCCCACGGCCAGCGGCAGGCTGCCACCCACGATGGCGTTGCCGCCGAAGAACCGCCGTTCGCGGTCGAAGATGTGCATGGAGCCACCACGCCCGCGGCAACAGCCTTCGAGCTTGCCCAGCATTTCGGCCATCAGCGCCCGCATGGGCACGCCGCGCGCCAGCGCCTGGCCGTGTTCACGGTAGGTGGCCACCACCGCGTCGCGTGCCTCCAGCGCGGCCATCACGCCCACGGCCACCGGCTCCTCGCCGTCGTACAGGTGCAGGAAACCCCGGATCTTCTGCGCCTGGTAGAGCTCGACGCACTTGGCCTCGAAGCGGCGGATGCGCAACATCTCCCGGTACAGGTGGTGCAGGTGCGCGCGGTCCAGATGGAGCTTGTCGGTCATGTCGTGGCCTCAGTCATCAGCGGGCCTGCCGCCGGGCCGCCCCAAGGCAGGACCAGCCCCCCGGGGGGGCAGCGACCCGCGGAGCGGCGGAGCGTGGGGGCTCTCATTTCTTTTCGTCGCTTTCCAGCGTGGACAGATCGCCCTCGGGCAGACCGAGCTCGCGCGCCTTGAGCAGGCGGCGCATGATCTTGCCGCTGCGCGTCTTGGGCAGGTTGTCGCGGAAATCGATCTGCTTGGGCGCCACCGCCGCGCCCAGGCGCTTGCGGGCATGGCCCAGCAGCTCGCGCCGCAGCGCCTCGCTCGCCTCGTGGCCCGGCTTGAGGGCCACGAAGGCCTTCACCACCTCGCCCGCCATCGGGTCGGGAATGCCGATGACGCCAGCCTCGGCCACGGCCGGATGTTCCATCAAGGCGCTCTCCACCTCGAAGGGCCCGATCAGGTGGCCGGACGACTTGATCACGTCGTCGGCACGGCCGACGAACCAGTAGTAGCCATCGGCGTCCCGGCGCACCAGATCGCCCGTGAGGTACCAGCCGTCCACGAAGCACTTGCGGTAGCGCTCGTCCTCGTGCAGGTAGCCGCGCATCATGGACGGCCAGGGCGTTCGCAGTGCCAGTTCGCCATCCACGTCGGGCGTCGCGATCGGTTCGACATGCCCGCCCTCGGTCCGGCGCACGACCGCGGCGACGATGCCCGGCAAGGGCTTGCCCATGGAGCCGGGGCGGATGTCCATCGCCGCGTAGTTCGACACCATGATGCCGCCCGTTTCGGTCTGCCACCAGTTGTCGTGGAACGGCAGGCCAAACGCCTCCAGCCCCCAGACCACGGCCTCCGGATTCAGCGGCTCACCCACACTGGCCATGAATCGCAACGCCGACAGATCGACACCCTTCAAGGCCTCGGCGCCGAGCTTCATCATCATGCGGATGGCGGTGGGCGCGGTGTACCAGACGCTCACGCGCTCGCGCTCGAGCACGCCGTACCAGGTCTGCGCATCGAACTCGGCCTCGACCACCACATTGGTCACGCCGCAGACCAGCGGCGCGATGACGCCATAGCTCGTGCCCGTGACCCAGCCCGGGTCCGCCGTGCACCAGAACACATCGTCGTCGTGCAGATCGAGCGCGTAGCGGCCGGTGACCATGTGCGCCAGCACGGCGGCGTGCACGTGCACCGCCCCCTTGGGCCGGCCGGTGGTGCCGCTGGTGAAATGCAGCAGGGCCATGGACTCCGGATCGGTCGGGGCGATGGTGTAGGCGGTGGGGGCGGGTGACACCAGCGCTCCCCAAGGGTGCACCCCACCCTCGTCCGACGGCACCGCACCCACCACGATCACATGCCGCAGGCCGGGCAGGCGCTCGCGCAGATCCTGCACCTTGCGTTGGTACAGCTCCGGCGTCGTGACCAGCACGCGCGCGTCGCCCAATTCGGCCCGCGTGACGATGGGCTCGGGCCCGAACGCCGAAAACAGCGGCGTCACGACACAGCTCGCCTTGAGCGCGCCCAGCAGCGCCACGTACAACTCGGGCAGGCGCCCCATCAGGATGAACACGCGCTCGCCGGGCTGTACTCCCAGGTGTTCGAGCGCATTGGCGAACTGGTTGGTGGCCCGCGCCAGGTCCGCGTAACTGAACTCGCGCCGCTCGCCGTTCTTGCCCAGCCAGCGGATCGCGGTCTTGTGGCCCCGGCCGTGCAGCACGTGGCGGTCCACCGCCTCGTGGGCGATGTTCAGCCCGCCGCCACCGGGCAGACCATCAAGCTGCCCCAGTGCCTCGGGCCAGCTGAACCGGGCGACCGTGGCGTCGTAGTCGGTCAGGTTGGGCGGTGACGCATGAACCTCGGGCTTGTGAATGGGTGCATGTGCCATGGACGGTCTCCTGGATTCACTCGCGTTGGGCCGGCGGCGACGTCGGCTGGGGTGTCTGCAGCATACGCCCCAGCAGGTCCATCGGGAGCGGGAATACGATGGTCGAGGCGCGGTCGCCGGCCACCTGGGTCATGGTCTGCAGGTAGCGCAGCTGCATGGCCTCGGGCTGTTGCGCGAGCATCCGCGCCGCTTCCAGCAGGGAAACGGCCGCCTGCTTTTCGCCTTCGGCGTGGATCACCTTGGCGCGCCGTTCGCGCTCGGCCTCGGCCTGGCGCGCAATGGCGCGCACCATGGACTCGTTCAGGTCGATGTGCTTGATCTCGACGTTGGTCACCTTGATGCCCCAGGCGCCGGTCTGCGCGTCCAGGATCTGCTGCACGTCGAGGTTCAGCCGCTCGCGCTCGGCCAACATTTCGTCAAGCTCGTGTTTGCCCAGCACCACACGCAAGGTGGTCTGCGCGAGCTGGCTGGTGGCCATGAGGTAGTTTTCCACCTGGATGATGGCCTTGTCGGCCGCCACCACGCGAAAGAACACCACCGCGTTGACCTTGACCGACACGTTGTCGCGCGAGATCACGTCCTGCGGCTCCACGTCCATGGTCACCACGCGCAGATCGACCCGCACCATCTGCTGCAGGCCGGGAATCACGAGCACCAGGCCCGGGCCCTTGACCCTCCAGAACCGGCCCAGCTGGAACACCACGCCGCGCTCGTACTCGCGCAGGATGCGAAACGACGACGCCAGCAGGATCAGCACGACGGGCACGAGAACCGTGCCCAGCCCCAGGTTGAAATCAAACATCGTGGGTGCCTCCTTCCGATGGGTGGGGAGATGGGGGCGGTGTGGCGGCCTCCGGCCGCACCTGCAGCAACAGGTCGTGCAGGGCCTCCACGCGCACGCGCTGCCCGGGTCGCAGCGCAGTGTCAGCGCGCACCTGCCAGCGCTCGCCACGGACCTCGGCCCAGGCCTGACCGTCCTGCACCTGGACCACCTCGCCCAGGGCGCCGATCATGTCTTCGCCTCCGCTGACCACGGGGGCGCGGCGCGCCCGCAGCGCCATGCCACCACCCAGCAGCACCGCGGCCCCGGCGGTGACGGCGATGCCGAAGAGCAGCGGCAGCGGCACGCCCATGCCGGGCACGTCGCGGTCGAACAGCAGCAGGCCGCCGGCGATGAACGCCACGACACCGCCCACGCCCAGCACGCCAAACGACGGCGACAGCAGCTCGGCGGCGAGCAGCGCAAAACCGAGCAGGATCAGGGCCAGGGCCGCGTAGTTCACGGGCAGCAACTGCAGCGCGAACATCGCGAGCAGCAGGCAGACCGCGCCCACCGTGCCGGCCAGGCCGAAGCTGGGCGAGGAAAACTCGAACATCAGGCCGTAGACCCCGATCATCAGCAGGATCAGCGCCAGGCTGGGGTTGGCGATCACGCCCAGCAGGCGGTGGCGCCAGTCGGGGGGCTGGGCGACGGTGCCCAGGCCACGGGTCTGCAGGCGCAGTTCGCCACTGGCCATGCGCACGGTGCGCCCGTCGATCTGGCGCAGCAGGTCCGGGAGGTCGCTGGCCACCACGTCGACCACCTTCTCGCGCAGGGCCTCGGTCGCGCTCAGGCTCACCGCTTCGCGCACCGCGCGCTCGGCCCACGCCACGTTGCGCCCGTGCCGGATGGCCAGGCCGCGGATGAAGGCGGCCGCGTCGTTGACCTGCTTGGCGGTCATGGCGTCCGCCGGCGCCGCGGGGGCGGGGGTGCCGGGTTTTCCGGGCTCCCCTTTGGGAGCCGGATCGGCCTCGGGCCGCTCCCTGGGGGGCTGCGGCGCGCCGGGCATGCCAATGGCCACCGGCGTGGCCGCGCCCAATGTGGTGGCCGGCGCCATGGCGGCGACGTGGCTGGCGTAGAGGATGTAGGTGCCGGCGCTGGCCGCGCGCGAGCCCGGCGGGCTCACATAGGTGACCACGGGCACCGGCGAAGCCAGCACGGCCTGGATGATCTGGCGCATGGAGCTGTCCAGCCCGCCCGGGGTGTCGAGCTCCAGCACCACCAGGGGGGCGCCCTGCCGCTGGGCGCGCTGCAGGCCGCGAACGATGTAGTCGGCGCTGGCCGGCCCGATGGCGTCGTGCACCGTGAGCACGGTGGCCACAGCGGCGGCATGCGCGGCGAACCCCGCCAGGCCCAGCAGCAGCGCCAGCAGTGCACAGCGCCCCGCAGCGCCGAAGGCTCGCCCGCCAGACGCCGCAGCATGCACGACCCGATCGAACCGCATCGCACCTCCTGCAGGAAGGACAACGAGCCCACTGTAAGAGCCTGAGGGGCATCCTGCAAGCCAACCACCCGGGGACGGCGCTGACATGGCTGACATGCTTCATCGCCGCCGGGGTGGCGGCGTCACCGCCCTACCCGGCGTGCCCCACGCCCCGCCGCGAGGCGTTCAAGCCGCGGAGCGGCCGACCGCAACGAGCTCGCGCAGCACCTCGGCCACCACCGGCACGATGCTCACCGTGTTGCTCGGGTGCGGGATGCAGTCGGTGCTCCAGATCTGGCCCGCGCCCGCTTCGCGGATGAGCCGCACCGCGTCGGCGGCGAACAGCGCGTGCGTCACGGCCACGTCCACCGAGGCCGCGCCCGCCGCGCACAGCAGCCGCGTGGCCTGCGCCACCGTGTGGCCCGAGCTGGCCACGTCGTCCATCAGCACCACCTGGCGCCCCGCCACGGGCAAGGCGGGCAGTTCGATCTCCACCTCGTGGTCGCCGTGGCGGGTCTTGCGACACACCGCGTGGTCCCAGCCAAAGCGCTGCGCGGCGCTGGACACCCATTGCAGCGACTCCTCGTCGGGCCCGATCAGCACCGGCCGCACCCGGTTGCGCGCGATGTGGTCGGCCAGCAGCGGCGCGCCGCTGAGCACGATGGCGTCGCGCACCGGCACGGCCTCGCTCAGCATGGACACACGGTGCAGGTGCGGGTCCACGGTGATGACCGCGTCGAACAGGCTGGCGAGAAAACCGCCGATCACGCGCTGGCTGACCACCTCGCCGGGGTTGAAGGCGATGTCCTGGCGCATGTAGGCCAGGTAGGGCGCCACCAGCGTGAGGTGCTGCGCGCCGAGCTGGCGCGCCGTCTGCGCGGCCAGCAACAGCTCGACCAGTTTTTCGTTTGGCTGGTGCAGGCCGCGCCAGAGCACCACGCGGGCCGGCAGGGCTTCGGGCAGGCGCAGGCGCAGCTCGCCGTCGGGAAAGCGGTGGCGCGCAATCACGGCCAGCTTCAGCCCGGCCGCGTGGGCGGCGCTGGCCGCGATGACCCGCTCGTTCTCAAAACACAACAGGCAGCCGGCCAGATCGTTCAGGGGTGTGCTCATCAGAACTCCACAAACACGTGGGGCAGCTGCTCCGCGCTGCCGATGCTGTAGCCGCTGGCGCGCGCGCTGGCCTGGCGCGCGAATTCGAGGTCGGCGGCGTAGCTGGCGTACACGCGGTAGAGCACCTCGCCCGCGACCACCGGCTCGCCCAGCTTGCGCAGCAGGTCCACGCCCGCGCCCTGCACCTTGGGCGCGCCGGCCAGCCGTGCGATGAGCGCGATCTGCAGGTTGTCGATGCCCGCCACCAGGCCCGACTCGGGCGCCACCACGTCCAGCGTGAGCACTCCCAGCGGGGGGTGGTGGTGATCGAACCCGTGCGAGCCCTGGGCCTCGATGATGGCGCGCATCTGCGCCAGCGCGCGGCCCGAGTCGAGGATGTCCCGCGCGATGCGAAAGCCGTCGCCACCGCGCACGTCGGGGCTGCATTCGATGATGCGGCCCGCCAGCCGCAGCGACTTCTGCCGCAGGTCGTTCGGGGCCTGCGGGTCGTTTTCCAGCACCTGCATCACATCGCGCGCCTCCAGCACCGGTCCCACGCCACGGCCCACGGGCTGCCGGCCGTCGGTGATCACCACGTCCAGCGAGAGGTGCAGGCGCTGCGCCACATACTCGAACAGGCGGCGCAGGCGCTGCGCCTCGGGCATGGAGCGCACCTTGGCCGTGGGGCCGATGGGAATGTCGAGCACCAGGTGGGTAGCGCCGGCGGCGATCTTCTTTGACAGGATGGAGGCCACCATCTGCCCCGGCGAGTCGATGGACAGCGGCCGCTCGACCGAGATCAGCACGTCGTCGGCTGGCGAGAGGTGGGCCGTGCCGCCCCAGGCCAGGCAGCCTTTGTGCGCGCGCACGATCTCGGTGAGGCGGTCGAACGGCAACTGCACATTGGCCAGCACTTCCATGGTGTCGGCCGTGCCCGCGGGCGAGGTGATGGCGCGCGACGAGGTCTTGGGGAACACCAGGCCGTAGGCCGCGACGATGGGCACCACCAGCATGGAGGTGCGGTTGCCCGGGATGCCGCCGATGCAGTGCTTGTCCACCACCAGCGGCTCGTGCCAGTCGAGCCGGCGGCCCGCGGCCACCATGGCTTCGGAGAGGAAGTACACCTCCTCGCGGTCGAGCTCGCTGCGGTTGCTGGCGACCACGAAGGCGGTCAGTTCGATCTTGGAGTAGCGCAGCTCGGCGATGTCGCGCACGATGGCGTGAAAGTCGTCTCGGCCCAGGCGCTCGCCGTTGATCTTGCGAAACAGCGCGGGAATGGACTCGGGCGGCTCGGCCTGCGAGACCGAAGCCGGGTGGCCGTCGAGCACTTCGAGCTGCCTGAAGGCGTCTTCCGATACGCCCAGCTGGTGGCGCCCGACGATGCTGGCGTCGTCCACCACGTTGAGCGTGGCCAGGATGCGTTTGCCGTTGGCGCGCACCTCCACCTTGGACAGGGCCTGGAAACCCTCGGCCCGGTAGACCGCGCAATCGCGGTGCAGGTAGGCCACGTTCTCGTGGTAGGTGTCGATGGCCACGCGGCGCAGCACGAGGCTGCCACGGCAGGGGGTGTCTTGTTCCGGTTGGGCGCTCATGTCGGCACGATACACCCCCGAAAGACCCGGGCTTCGGTTTTCACAGCTCCGCAGCACCCCCCCGAGGCATGAAACGTGCCCTGGGACCACCTCCCTCTCCGGCGCGACATGTCTTCCCCCCAGGATGCGGTGGAACCGGCTTCGCCGGGCCACTCGCATCGCCCCCTGGGGGTGACGGCCCGCAGGGCCGGCGCAGGGGGGCCCCGTCCTCAGCCCACGACCAGCCGCATCCCGGGCATGAAGCGCTCGGACTCGGCGCGCCGCTCCAGCGCCAGCCGCATGTTCATCTGCGCCACCTCGGTGTGCTCCACCGCGAGGGCCTGTGCACGCGCGCCCTCGCCGCGCTGCAGCGCATCACACAGCATGTGGTGCTGGCGGTGGGCGTAGAGCATCCAGTCGCGGTCCAGCGCCACCGTGCCCTGCATGGGCAGCATGGCCGAGGCGGGGGCGAACGGCAGCTTGTCGTTGAGCGCCACGGCGCGCTGCAGCGCCCGGTTGCCGCAGGCCTCCAGGATCAGCGCGTGGAAGCGGTCGTTCATGGCCGCGTAGGCGGCGTAGCTCTCCATCGTCAGCGGCTGGGCCTGGAGCAGGCGATCGCCCTCGTCCAGGCAGGCCTGCAAACCGCCCTGCAGCTGGCGCGAGACCCCGTGTTCGGCCACCAGGCGCGCCGCCATGCCTTCCAGATGGCCCCGCACCGCGATCGCGTCGGTCACCTCCTGGGCGGTGAACTGGCGCACCAGGTATTTGCCGGTGTCGTTGGCCTCGACCAGCCCCTCCTGCTCCAGCGTGACCAGCGCGGCGCGCACCGGCGTGCGCGAGGCCCCCAGCCGCTCGGCCAGTTGCTGCTCGGCCAGCCGCTGGCCGGGCGCGAACTCGCCGCTCAGGATCAGGTCGCGCAGTTGCATCAAAACGGTTTCTTGCAGGCTCATGCCGCAAACTGTACACTGAATTAATAAAATGGGATACCGTTTTACCATCACCCACTCGCCCGCCCACAGGAGACCCGCATGAAAGCCGAACTGAACCAGCGCATCACCCAGGTCGGGCCGGGCACACCGGGCGGTGAGCTGCTGCGCCGCTACTGGCAGCCGGTGGCCCTGCTCGACGAGTTCAACCCCGCGCTGGACCCGGCGATGGGCGTGCGCCCGGTGAAGGCGGTGCGGGTGCTGGGGCAGGACTTCGTGCTGTTCAGGAACGCACAAGGCGCCTTCGGTTTGCTCGACCGCGACTGCCCGCACCGCGGTGCCGACCTGGCCTTTGGCCGCAACGAGGGCGACGGCCTGCGCTGCCCCTTCCACGGCTGGAAGTTCGACGTGTCAGGTCAGTGCACCGAGACCCCGGCCGAGCCCGCCGGCAGCACGCTGTGCACCCGCATCCAGCAACGCAGCTACCCGCTGGTGGAAAAAGCGGGCGCGCTGTTCGGCTGGTTCGGCCCCGAGGGCAGCACGCCACCGCCCTTCCCCGCGCTGGACTGCTTCGAGGCGCCCGCCACGCACAGCTTCGTGTTCAAGGGCCTGTGGCACTGCAACTGGCTGCAGGCGTTCGAGGTCGGCATCGACCCGGCGCACGCCTCGTACCTGCACCGCTTCTTCAACGACGCTTCGCTCGAAGACAGCTACGGCAAGCAGTTCCGCGGCGCCAGCGTGGGCGAGGTGGGCGGCGAGCGCTGGCCCATGACCAAGGTGATGCGCGAATTCGGCCAGCCACAGATCAGCTTCACGCAGCAGCCCTACGGCATCCAGCTGACCGCCCTGCGCCCCATGACCGAGGCGCTCACCCACGTGCGCATCACCAACGCGGTGTTCCCGCAGACCTTCGTGATCCCGCTGTCCGAAACCATGACGATCACGCAGATGCACGTGCCGGTGGACGACACGCACAACTACTGGTTCGCCTTCTTCACCAGCTTCGCCGATCCCGTGGACAAGAACACCATGCGCAACCAGCGCCTGGACGCCGTCACCCTGCCCGACTACATCCCGAAGTCCGGCCGCCACAACCACTGGGGGTTCAACGCCGAAGAGCAGCGGAGCCGCACCTACCTCGGCATGGGCGAAGACGACATCAACGTGCACGACCAGTGGGCCTGCGAGAGCATGGGTGCGATCCAGGACCGCACGCGCGAACACCTGGGTACAACAGACAAGGTGATCATGGCGAACCGGCGCATGTTGTTGCAGGCCATGGACACCGTGGCCGCAGGGGGCACACCGCCCGGCATCGCCGACCCGGCACAACACGCCAGCATCCACGGCCCCGACACGGTGGACGGCATCGCCCCCGCCGAGGGCTGGCAGGCCTGGTGGCAAGACGCCGTGCGCGCCAAGCGCGCGGGCGCGCCCTGGCAGAACGCCGCCGCGCAGCCCGCCACCGAAACGGCCGGCGCGAAATGAGCCCTTTCGCCCAACGCTGCGGCATCCACGACGCGGCCCGCGAAGCCGCCTGCCTGCAGACCGCCCAGCTCATCGAAGCCAGCGGCGTCCAGCGCGTGCGCCTGGGCTGGTGCGACGCCCACGGCATGCTGCGCGGCAAGACGCTGATGGCGCACGCCGCGATCAAGGCTTTGCGCGACGGCGTGGGCATGGTCGGTACGCTGATGCTCAAGGACACGGCCGACCGCACCGCGTGGAAGGTGTTCGAGGCCGGTGGCGCGGACGACCTGCCCGGGTTTGCCGGCGCGGCCAACCTGATGCTGCTGCCCGACCCGGCCAGCTTCACCCCCCTGCCCTGGCAGGCCCACACCGGCTGGCTGCGCTGCCAGCCCTGGTTTGCCGACGGCACACCCGTGCCGCTGGACACGCGGCGCGTGCTGCAGCGGGCGCTGGCGCGGCTGGCCCAGGCGGGCTATGGGCTCAAGACCGGGCTCGAAGTGGAATTCCACATCTACCGCATCACCGACACCGCGCCCCAGCTCGACCCCGAGCTCGCCGCCTGGCCCGGCCTGCCGCCGCAGGTGGAGATGATCCACCCCGGCTACAACCTGCAGGCCGAGGCCCTGATCGACCTGGCCGACGAGCCGCTGGCCATCGTCATGCGCACCGCGCAGGCGCTGGGCCTGCCGCTGCAGTCGCTGGAAATCGAGCTCGGCCCGAGCCAGGTCGAAGCCGTGTTCGACGCCACCGACGCCCTCACCGCGGCCGACCAGATGGTGCTGTTTCGCAACGGCGTGCGCCAGGCGCTGCGCCGCGCGGGCTACCACGCCACCTTCATGTGCCGCCCGCCGTTTCCGAACATCATGTCCAG
This Hydrogenophaga taeniospiralis DNA region includes the following protein-coding sequences:
- the pdhA gene encoding pyruvate dehydrogenase (acetyl-transferring) E1 component subunit alpha, with the translated sequence MTDKLHLDRAHLHHLYREMLRIRRFEAKCVELYQAQKIRGFLHLYDGEEPVAVGVMAALEARDAVVATYREHGQALARGVPMRALMAEMLGKLEGCCRGRGGSMHIFDRERRFFGGNAIVGGSLPLAVGIAMADKQLRPGALTACFFGEGAVAEGAFHESMNLAALWQLPVLFVCENNLYAMGVPLKDAESQTDVFRKAEAYRMASAQVDAMEPVQMAAAARRAVDHVRAGQGPFFLECRTYRFRAHSMFDTQAYRTREEIESWKRRDPIERLRRWMEDNHLLSPDEAAAIDAGIAAEIGDAVAFAEAGTLEPVAELERFVLMDSVVQEQAA
- the acsA gene encoding acetate--CoA ligase encodes the protein MAHAPIHKPEVHASPPNLTDYDATVARFSWPEALGQLDGLPGGGGLNIAHEAVDRHVLHGRGHKTAIRWLGKNGERREFSYADLARATNQFANALEHLGVQPGERVFILMGRLPELYVALLGALKASCVVTPLFSAFGPEPIVTRAELGDARVLVTTPELYQRKVQDLRERLPGLRHVIVVGAVPSDEGGVHPWGALVSPAPTAYTIAPTDPESMALLHFTSGTTGRPKGAVHVHAAVLAHMVTGRYALDLHDDDVFWCTADPGWVTGTSYGVIAPLVCGVTNVVVEAEFDAQTWYGVLERERVSVWYTAPTAIRMMMKLGAEALKGVDLSALRFMASVGEPLNPEAVVWGLEAFGLPFHDNWWQTETGGIMVSNYAAMDIRPGSMGKPLPGIVAAVVRRTEGGHVEPIATPDVDGELALRTPWPSMMRGYLHEDERYRKCFVDGWYLTGDLVRRDADGYYWFVGRADDVIKSSGHLIGPFEVESALMEHPAVAEAGVIGIPDPMAGEVVKAFVALKPGHEASEALRRELLGHARKRLGAAVAPKQIDFRDNLPKTRSGKIMRRLLKARELGLPEGDLSTLESDEKK
- a CDS encoding slipin family protein — its product is MFDFNLGLGTVLVPVVLILLASSFRILREYERGVVFQLGRFWRVKGPGLVLVIPGLQQMVRVDLRVVTMDVEPQDVISRDNVSVKVNAVVFFRVVAADKAIIQVENYLMATSQLAQTTLRVVLGKHELDEMLAERERLNLDVQQILDAQTGAWGIKVTNVEIKHIDLNESMVRAIARQAEAERERRAKVIHAEGEKQAAVSLLEAARMLAQQPEAMQLRYLQTMTQVAGDRASTIVFPLPMDLLGRMLQTPQPTSPPAQRE
- a CDS encoding NfeD family protein — protein: MRFDRVVHAAASGGRAFGAAGRCALLALLLGLAGFAAHAAAVATVLTVHDAIGPASADYIVRGLQRAQRQGAPLVVLELDTPGGLDSSMRQIIQAVLASPVPVVTYVSPPGSRAASAGTYILYASHVAAMAPATTLGAATPVAIGMPGAPQPPRERPEADPAPKGEPGKPGTPAPAAPADAMTAKQVNDAAAFIRGLAIRHGRNVAWAERAVREAVSLSATEALREKVVDVVASDLPDLLRQIDGRTVRMASGELRLQTRGLGTVAQPPDWRHRLLGVIANPSLALILLMIGVYGLMFEFSSPSFGLAGTVGAVCLLLAMFALQLLPVNYAALALILLGFALLAAELLSPSFGVLGVGGVVAFIAGGLLLFDRDVPGMGVPLPLLFGIAVTAGAAVLLGGGMALRARRAPVVSGGEDMIGALGEVVQVQDGQAWAEVRGERWQVRADTALRPGQRVRVEALHDLLLQVRPEAATPPPSPHPSEGGTHDV
- a CDS encoding ribose-phosphate diphosphokinase, which gives rise to MSTPLNDLAGCLLCFENERVIAASAAHAAGLKLAVIARHRFPDGELRLRLPEALPARVVLWRGLHQPNEKLVELLLAAQTARQLGAQHLTLVAPYLAYMRQDIAFNPGEVVSQRVIGGFLASLFDAVITVDPHLHRVSMLSEAVPVRDAIVLSGAPLLADHIARNRVRPVLIGPDEESLQWVSSAAQRFGWDHAVCRKTRHGDHEVEIELPALPVAGRQVVLMDDVASSGHTVAQATRLLCAAGAASVDVAVTHALFAADAVRLIREAGAGQIWSTDCIPHPSNTVSIVPVVAEVLRELVAVGRSAA
- a CDS encoding thymidine phosphorylase family protein, with translation MSAQPEQDTPCRGSLVLRRVAIDTYHENVAYLHRDCAVYRAEGFQALSKVEVRANGKRILATLNVVDDASIVGRHQLGVSEDAFRQLEVLDGHPASVSQAEPPESIPALFRKINGERLGRDDFHAIVRDIAELRYSKIELTAFVVASNRSELDREEVYFLSEAMVAAGRRLDWHEPLVVDKHCIGGIPGNRTSMLVVPIVAAYGLVFPKTSSRAITSPAGTADTMEVLANVQLPFDRLTEIVRAHKGCLAWGGTAHLSPADDVLISVERPLSIDSPGQMVASILSKKIAAGATHLVLDIPIGPTAKVRSMPEAQRLRRLFEYVAQRLHLSLDVVITDGRQPVGRGVGPVLEARDVMQVLENDPQAPNDLRQKSLRLAGRIIECSPDVRGGDGFRIARDILDSGRALAQMRAIIEAQGSHGFDHHHPPLGVLTLDVVAPESGLVAGIDNLQIALIARLAGAPKVQGAGVDLLRKLGEPVVAGEVLYRVYASYAADLEFARQASARASGYSIGSAEQLPHVFVEF
- a CDS encoding GntR family transcriptional regulator; translated protein: MSLQETVLMQLRDLILSGEFAPGQRLAEQQLAERLGASRTPVRAALVTLEQEGLVEANDTGKYLVRQFTAQEVTDAIAVRGHLEGMAARLVAEHGVSRQLQGGLQACLDEGDRLLQAQPLTMESYAAYAAMNDRFHALILEACGNRALQRAVALNDKLPFAPASAMLPMQGTVALDRDWMLYAHRQHHMLCDALQRGEGARAQALAVEHTEVAQMNMRLALERRAESERFMPGMRLVVG
- a CDS encoding aromatic ring-hydroxylating dioxygenase subunit alpha; this encodes MKAELNQRITQVGPGTPGGELLRRYWQPVALLDEFNPALDPAMGVRPVKAVRVLGQDFVLFRNAQGAFGLLDRDCPHRGADLAFGRNEGDGLRCPFHGWKFDVSGQCTETPAEPAGSTLCTRIQQRSYPLVEKAGALFGWFGPEGSTPPPFPALDCFEAPATHSFVFKGLWHCNWLQAFEVGIDPAHASYLHRFFNDASLEDSYGKQFRGASVGEVGGERWPMTKVMREFGQPQISFTQQPYGIQLTALRPMTEALTHVRITNAVFPQTFVIPLSETMTITQMHVPVDDTHNYWFAFFTSFADPVDKNTMRNQRLDAVTLPDYIPKSGRHNHWGFNAEEQRSRTYLGMGEDDINVHDQWACESMGAIQDRTREHLGTTDKVIMANRRMLLQAMDTVAAGGTPPGIADPAQHASIHGPDTVDGIAPAEGWQAWWQDAVRAKRAGAPWQNAAAQPATETAGAK
- a CDS encoding glutamine synthetase family protein, with the translated sequence MSPFAQRCGIHDAAREAACLQTAQLIEASGVQRVRLGWCDAHGMLRGKTLMAHAAIKALRDGVGMVGTLMLKDTADRTAWKVFEAGGADDLPGFAGAANLMLLPDPASFTPLPWQAHTGWLRCQPWFADGTPVPLDTRRVLQRALARLAQAGYGLKTGLEVEFHIYRITDTAPQLDPELAAWPGLPPQVEMIHPGYNLQAEALIDLADEPLAIVMRTAQALGLPLQSLEIELGPSQVEAVFDATDALTAADQMVLFRNGVRQALRRAGYHATFMCRPPFPNIMSSGWHLHQSLVDLKTGANACVREAPAAGSSRADARHTLSDAGTHWLAGLLAHAPGMTALCTPTINGFARFRPNALAPQSVIWGQDNRGAMLRVVGAAGDSATRIENRIGEPAANPYLYIAAQIHAGLDGLERGLTPPPACETPYADGFEKIPGTLGDALDALRDDAALSQGLGPDVVRYFRRIKRSEIDRHAQADDKADFERREYFSRI